The stretch of DNA TCCCTGAAGGTCAAGTCTAAGCCCCAGACCCCTACTTCGCGGCACGCACGATCAGCGTCACTTCGTTCTGTACGCCAGGCCTCACTTCGTGGACGGCCACGCTGGTTTCATAGCCGCGGACCCGGCACGTGACGCGATAGGTCCCAATGCGCACGCCCTCAAAATCGAATCGACCACGTGCATCCGCCACGGCTCCAAACGCCGTCAGGCCGGATCGCGGGTCCACCGGCTGAAAAAGGACCGACGCGTCGGGAATGGACGCGCCGAACACGTCAAACACCCGCCCGCGCACCTGGCCCTGCGGCGGTCCCGGCTTCGTTCGGCCGGCCAGGGACGCCGCCGTTGGATCGATCGCGACCTGCCACGTCAGCGCTGACGGATCCTGTCCGGCGCGCTTGAGCACCTGTTCGCCGTAACCGAACACATCAAGGACTACGTGGTCCGCGGTTGCCAGCGAGAAGCAGGGATCTGGCCGCCCCGTCGGCAGCACCTCGTAGCTCCGCGCACGGCCACCGTCACGTGCGACGGTCAGGTACGCCGTTGGCAGCTGATCGCCGCTCCGGGTCCTGAACTCGCCCGTCGCAGGGAAGGACTTCACACACTCGACAATCGGAGCGGCCATCATCACAAGTGCGACATCTGCGGTGCGGGCCACCGGGACCTCGACGTTCGAGATGGTCAGGTGGAAACCGAACAGATGAGTTGCAACCCGGTACGGCCCGGGTGGAATGCCGTCGAACCGGAAGCGGCCGGACTCATCGGACAACACCTCCAGTTCCACCTGTCCCGCAACCGGCTTCGACGAGCGCACCGTCACGAACGCGCCCGGAATCGGCGCGCCGCTCTCATCGACCGTCCTGCCAGCGATCTGTCCTGGTGTGGCCTGCGCCCCCGCACCAGCGGGCACCAGCAACAGGGCGAGCGCGATTGCGTGACTCAGGGCCATCCGCCAACTTTACTGCGTTGTTTGTTATCCTGCTGCCACCGTTTTCCAGGATGTGCCTATGCGACTGACTTTCGACTACTCCATCGTCAGTGCTCTGGAGACTGCGCGAGCGCAGCAGGACCCCGCCGTGCCCGATGTCGCGTTCCTCAAGAACGATTTCGCCGGGTCGCTGCAGTCGTTCTTCGCCACGATCGAGCGGGCGGTCGGAGCCAACCCGGTGCCGATGGTGCGACTGAAGGAGCTGTCGGCCAAGGCTCAGCTTGGCACCCTGACCGAGGCCGAGACGCAGGAGCTTCAGGGCATCAAGGTGCAAGCACTGCGCCAGGGCCGGGCCGTGGCCACGGTGATCGGGTTCTTCCTGAAGTTCAGAGCGTTCGACATGCTCGCAGAGGTGCGCAAGGCCGGCAAGCTCTTCCAGCCGGTGTTCGGGCCGGTACTCGTGGTGGAAGGCAACGCGGTGCGCGACGTGTTTCGGCGCGACCAGGAGTTTACGGTCGATCCGTACGGCGTCGAGATGAAGAAGGTGATGTCGCCGGCGTACAACGGCGGCTTCGATACGTTCATCCTGAGCACGGACAACGACCCGGTGTACGAACCAGACAAGCGCCTGCTCACAGCAGTGTGCACACGCGAAGATGCGCAGCTCATCACCACGTTGGTGCACGAAGAGTGCATGCGGCGCGTCGAGGCGGCGGTTGCGGCCGCGCGGTCGGCCGGCGGGAGGCCGACGATTGATGTGGTGCAGGCGCTGGCGCGTTTCGTGCCGGTGACACTCGGGCATCGGTACCTCGGCGTGCCCGTCGCGGCACAGCCCGGTGTGTTTGAGCTGACACCGGAGATGTTGAAGTACTACGGCACAGCTATCGAGGGCCAGGCCGAGACCGCACTGAGCAAGACGGACGGCGTCATCCCGGATGAGGCGGTGATGTACGGCTGGATCAAAGCGGCCTTCCAGCACTTCTTCAACAACGTCCAGAAGGACCCCGTGGTGCAGGCTCAGGGCCTGCGGGCGTGCCGGCAACTGCTTGCCTACTTGTTGCGGGAAGTGGGCATCCAGCGTAAGCGGATCATCGATGGGCTCCCGGTGGAGGACACGATGCTCACGCGCCTTGTCCGATTCCAACTCGGGAAATCCACGCCGACGGCAAAGCGCCCGTTTGATCTCGATCCCCGCCTGGTCAGCGACTTGCGCATCGCCGAGAACGTCATGGGCACCATCGTCGGTGCCGTGGCAGGACAGGAGGAATCCACCTGCCGCGTGGTTGATGCACTGCTTCGACTGAAAGAAGGCGAATACCCTCCGCCGGCGACGCCTGGTGCACGTGCCGGCACGTTTGCGGAGGCCGCGCAGATGGCGCGCAACATCGTGGATGGCACGGACGTGAAAGAGAGCCGTGCAACACTCCACCAATATTGCCTGGAGGCGTTGCGCCTTCGTCCGCAAGGTGAAGTCCTGCTGCGCCGATGCGCGACGGATGGTGCCCGCATTGCGGAGGGCCGTCCAATGTCGGCCGGCACGCTGATATTTGCTTCGCACGGGTCGGCAATGAAAGACGTGCCCGACCCGGACAGCTTTGTCCTTGACCGTCCGCGCGAACACTATCTGCAGTACGGCTGGAGCCGGCATGCCTGCCTGGGTCAACATGTGTCGCCGGTCATCATCGTTGAGTCGCTGATTGCGCTGCTGAGCCTGCAGGACCTGACGCGCCCGGAGCCTCGCGCCGGAGAAACGGCATTTCCCTTCGAGCGGCGTTTCGGCCATCTGCAGTTCGACGACCAGAACCTCTACGCCACCACGTTCACGCTGGCTTTTTCGTAAGGCTTCATATGCCCAACTCCAGACGCCGCACCCACATCGCCATCGCCGCTTCGCTGGTCATCCTGCTGCTCGCCGGCGCCTGCTCGGGTGACGATACGCCGCAGCCGGGGACGTACGCCCGGGGGACGACCGCAGACTTCGTGACGCCGCTCGCGGACGACTCGAGCGCCGATCTGGTGTCGTGGGTGGATGGACAACCAGTCACGGACTGGACCGCCGAAGTGGCCAAGCGTGACAAAGCCATCAATGGCTATTTGAATGACGACGACCCAGGGCGCGCGGCGAAGTACGGCTTCCGGGCCGGCCAGACCCCGCGACTGGCGTGGGACTGGTTCCGCCAGAACCCCGTGGGCTTCAACGGCGTGCCGTACGTGCTGTTCAAAACCATCCTCGACCTGAGTCCCGATCACGAAAACCCGACGCTGCGTACGCTGGCGAGGATCTGGAAGCGTCAGGCGCCGCTGCCTCAGGGCACCGGCGCAGCCGCCACCACATGGACGCTCGACCACCTCGGT from Acidobacteriota bacterium encodes:
- a CDS encoding carboxypeptidase regulatory-like domain-containing protein, with amino-acid sequence MALSHAIALALLLVPAGAGAQATPGQIAGRTVDESGAPIPGAFVTVRSSKPVAGQVELEVLSDESGRFRFDGIPPGPYRVATHLFGFHLTISNVEVPVARTADVALVMMAAPIVECVKSFPATGEFRTRSGDQLPTAYLTVARDGGRARSYEVLPTGRPDPCFSLATADHVVLDVFGYGEQVLKRAGQDPSALTWQVAIDPTAASLAGRTKPGPPQGQVRGRVFDVFGASIPDASVLFQPVDPRSGLTAFGAVADARGRFDFEGVRIGTYRVTCRVRGYETSVAVHEVRPGVQNEVTLIVRAAK